A window from Streptomyces sp. NBC_00271 encodes these proteins:
- a CDS encoding LysR family transcriptional regulator: protein MELRQLVHFVTVAEELHFGRAAERLHIVQSAVSQQIRRLERELGAELFDRSPRHVRLTGAGERLLPEARAVLAAVDRARAAVAAAEVLRLGTSTGLGAHLDRVLAGFAGRKPAVQVELVSLPAQERLARVVDGRLDAAFVRGAESLPGVRVLPLWPDPLVAALPAGHPLAARDGIDLAELAPLPLSITARRTNPALVDLVVGACHDAGFEPLPGPVSGSLQDTLASIGTRPLWTVVYASHARVLHSPRVAFVPFRAPGLALTTGLAVHGATPTPHLDALLAACGDHEN from the coding sequence ATGGAACTGCGGCAACTCGTCCACTTCGTCACGGTCGCCGAGGAACTGCACTTCGGGCGGGCGGCGGAGCGTCTGCACATCGTGCAGTCGGCCGTCAGCCAGCAGATACGGCGGCTGGAGCGGGAGCTGGGCGCCGAACTGTTCGACCGTTCACCGCGACACGTACGGCTGACGGGGGCGGGGGAGCGGCTGCTGCCCGAGGCGCGGGCGGTGCTCGCCGCCGTGGACCGGGCCCGCGCGGCGGTCGCCGCGGCCGAGGTGCTGCGCCTGGGCACCAGTACCGGGCTCGGCGCTCACCTGGACCGGGTGCTCGCGGGCTTCGCCGGGCGGAAGCCCGCGGTCCAGGTCGAGTTGGTCTCGCTTCCCGCGCAGGAGCGGCTCGCGCGGGTCGTGGACGGCCGCCTCGACGCCGCGTTCGTACGGGGTGCGGAGTCCCTGCCGGGCGTACGCGTGCTGCCGCTGTGGCCCGATCCGCTGGTGGCCGCGCTGCCCGCCGGGCACCCCTTGGCCGCCCGCGACGGCATCGACCTCGCCGAACTGGCTCCACTCCCGCTGAGCATCACCGCGCGCCGGACCAACCCCGCCCTGGTCGACCTGGTCGTCGGGGCCTGTCACGACGCCGGCTTCGAACCTCTGCCAGGACCGGTGAGCGGCTCCCTGCAGGACACCCTCGCCAGCATCGGGACCCGGCCGCTGTGGACGGTCGTCTACGCCTCGCACGCCCGCGTCCTGCACAGCCCCCGGGTCGCCTTCGTACCCTTCCGGGCACCGGGACTCGCGCTCACCACGGGACTCGCCGTGCACGGCGCGACGCCGACGCCGCACCTGGACGCCCTGCTCGCGGCCTGCGGCGATCACGAGAACTGA
- the dmpI gene encoding 4-oxalocrotonate tautomerase DmpI: MPIVTIQQGPRDVELKRDLVKRVTDAFVDAYRIPAESVHVWIHEVPADSWGSAGKLTADK, encoded by the coding sequence ATGCCCATCGTCACCATCCAGCAGGGCCCGCGCGACGTCGAGCTCAAGCGGGACCTCGTCAAACGCGTCACCGACGCCTTCGTCGACGCGTACAGGATTCCCGCCGAGAGCGTGCACGTCTGGATCCACGAGGTGCCGGCGGACAGTTGGGGCAGTGCGGGGAAGCTGACCGCCGACAAGTAG
- a CDS encoding S1 family peptidase, with product MFGLNRAKKTAALCTATAAAAATALLCAPGAVAAPQPIVGGTTTTTTAYPFMMQITDASQNQFCGGTLVAANKVVTAAHCMVGETTSSVRVIGGRTYLNGTNGTVSKVSKIWINPDYTDATNGDDVAVLTLSTSMSYTPASYVASTDTSVYATGATARIIGWGTTSESGSSSNQLRTATVPIVSNTSCAGSYGSDFVANDMVCAGYTNGGTDTCQGDSGGPLLIGGVLAGITSWGNGCAEAGYPGVYTRLTTFSNLVKTQINS from the coding sequence ATGTTCGGGCTCAACCGCGCCAAGAAGACCGCCGCCCTCTGTACGGCGACCGCTGCCGCCGCCGCGACCGCTCTCCTGTGCGCACCCGGCGCCGTCGCCGCCCCCCAGCCGATCGTCGGCGGCACGACGACCACCACGACCGCGTACCCGTTCATGATGCAGATCACGGACGCCTCGCAGAACCAGTTCTGCGGTGGCACCCTGGTCGCGGCCAACAAGGTGGTCACCGCCGCCCACTGCATGGTCGGCGAGACCACGAGCAGCGTCCGCGTCATCGGCGGCAGAACCTACCTCAACGGCACGAACGGCACCGTCAGCAAGGTCAGCAAGATCTGGATCAACCCCGACTACACCGACGCCACCAACGGCGACGACGTGGCCGTACTGACCCTGTCGACGTCGATGTCGTACACCCCGGCGTCGTACGTCGCCTCGACGGACACGAGCGTGTACGCGACCGGCGCCACCGCCCGCATCATCGGCTGGGGCACCACCTCGGAGAGCGGCAGCTCCTCCAACCAGCTGCGCACCGCGACCGTCCCGATCGTGTCCAACACCAGCTGCGCCGGCTCCTACGGCTCCGACTTCGTGGCCAACGACATGGTCTGCGCCGGTTACACCAACGGCGGTACCGACACCTGCCAGGGCGACAGCGGTGGCCCGCTGCTCATCGGCGGCGTCCTGGCGGGCATCACCTCCTGGGGCAACGGCTGCGCCGAGGCCGGCTACCCGGGCGTCTACACCCGCCTGACGACCTTCTCGAACCTGGTGAAGACGCAGATCAACTCGTAG
- a CDS encoding AAA family ATPase yields the protein MTVRGDFKEPARPRPDLVIGREELFASAREQLSDGGSVLVHGPAGIGKSTVLRALAAECAESARTVLRCSATESESHLPFLALADLLGLVVDQVSDRLPAPQRTALESALTGRGESTLQRDGLALRLAVLSVLRALAAQGPVLIVADDLQWLDPASAELLGFAARRLGEMPVRMLSAVRTDTEPRDQQHDRHLRASPPDTLAVRLNPLSRAQVAELLGHRGYTGLPRTTVRDIHRTSGGNPLFALELGRALAENPARPSPGEPLPVPTSLRALVLSRLEMLSAEARHTLLVASAGARPTLALLHAAGRENAESETAQAASLGLLATERETPGIRFAHPMISAALYAEASAQERRAAHAALSTAASDPIERARHLALATTGTDPQVAARLGEAAAVARDRGAPSVAAGLGLLAARHTPPETVPGPDERRLQAAEDALTAGESDLARDIARDALRRVTAPADRVRAWMVVIDAAGQAMAEVDAVFPQALADAGDDPRLLALVRYQLAWRALLVEGEMAKGREEAAIAAQLAARAGDRPTELLALGFQAQMETLMGHPGAPATIQRAMREPQDPRVACDHNGAGAARFRWLIMGDQLAEARTTITALLREVRRRGMVESEVHFLRGLAETELRSGHCGRALDLARESLRLARDTGIGEAATAMFTSLAEAAGGDVDRALALAREAVDRAEEDGDLVYLSRALGALGHAQLVAGDSLAVVQSLRRVRELEERLGVTDPARGRWHGDLAEALVRIGEPVEAQDVIDATRAQALRLGRESVLAVLDRAEALVRAARGEQGPAVRQLTAAQDRLAKLGYGLEEARAAYALAGLRTHRPGPTSYDEATRLFRRCRALPWLRQVETASAAGPTAASATTPLAPAALDSLAATERQVAALVMEGATNREIAARLFISVKTVEATLTRVYRKLGIRSRVDIVRLAAGRRSG from the coding sequence GTGACCGTGCGAGGGGACTTCAAGGAGCCTGCGAGACCCCGCCCCGACCTGGTCATCGGCCGGGAGGAGCTCTTCGCGAGCGCGCGCGAGCAGCTCTCCGACGGAGGCAGCGTGCTGGTGCACGGCCCCGCGGGAATAGGAAAGTCCACCGTTCTGCGTGCGCTGGCCGCGGAATGCGCCGAATCGGCACGCACCGTGTTGCGCTGCTCGGCGACCGAGTCCGAATCCCATCTGCCCTTCCTCGCCCTGGCCGACCTCCTCGGCCTGGTGGTGGACCAGGTCTCCGACCGGCTGCCCGCCCCGCAGCGCACCGCCCTCGAATCGGCCCTCACCGGCCGCGGAGAATCGACCCTGCAACGCGACGGCCTCGCCCTGCGCCTCGCGGTCCTCTCCGTGCTGCGCGCGCTGGCAGCCCAGGGCCCGGTCCTGATCGTCGCCGACGACCTCCAGTGGCTGGATCCGGCCAGCGCCGAACTGCTCGGCTTCGCCGCCCGCAGACTCGGCGAGATGCCCGTACGGATGCTGTCCGCGGTGCGCACCGACACCGAGCCACGGGACCAACAGCACGACCGCCATCTACGCGCGTCCCCGCCGGACACCCTGGCCGTGCGCCTCAACCCGCTCTCCCGCGCGCAGGTCGCCGAACTCCTCGGCCACCGCGGCTACACCGGGCTGCCCCGCACGACCGTCCGCGACATCCACCGCACCAGCGGCGGCAACCCGCTCTTCGCGCTGGAACTCGGCCGCGCGCTCGCCGAGAATCCCGCCCGGCCGAGCCCCGGCGAACCACTGCCCGTGCCGACCTCGTTGCGCGCGCTCGTCCTCAGCCGTCTGGAGATGCTCTCGGCCGAGGCCCGCCACACCCTGCTCGTCGCGAGCGCGGGCGCCCGCCCCACGCTGGCGCTGCTGCACGCCGCCGGGCGCGAGAACGCCGAGTCCGAGACCGCGCAGGCCGCCTCGCTCGGACTGCTGGCGACCGAGCGCGAGACGCCGGGCATCCGGTTCGCGCACCCGATGATCTCGGCCGCCCTGTACGCGGAGGCGAGCGCCCAGGAACGCCGCGCCGCCCATGCCGCGCTCTCCACGGCCGCCTCCGACCCCATCGAACGGGCCCGGCATCTCGCCCTGGCCACCACCGGTACCGATCCGCAGGTCGCCGCCCGGCTCGGGGAGGCGGCGGCCGTGGCCAGGGACCGGGGCGCGCCCTCGGTCGCGGCCGGGCTCGGGCTGCTCGCGGCCCGGCACACTCCCCCGGAGACCGTTCCCGGCCCGGACGAGCGGCGGTTGCAGGCCGCCGAGGACGCGCTGACCGCCGGGGAGTCGGACCTCGCGCGGGACATCGCCCGCGACGCGCTCCGCCGGGTCACGGCGCCGGCGGACCGCGTCCGCGCCTGGATGGTCGTCATCGACGCGGCGGGGCAGGCCATGGCCGAGGTCGACGCGGTCTTCCCGCAGGCCCTCGCCGACGCGGGCGATGACCCCCGGCTGCTCGCGCTCGTGCGCTACCAACTCGCCTGGCGGGCCCTGCTGGTGGAGGGCGAGATGGCCAAGGGCCGCGAGGAGGCCGCGATCGCCGCCCAGCTCGCCGCCCGCGCCGGGGACCGGCCCACCGAACTCCTCGCCCTGGGCTTCCAGGCCCAGATGGAGACCCTGATGGGCCACCCGGGCGCACCCGCCACCATTCAGCGGGCGATGCGCGAACCGCAGGACCCCCGGGTGGCGTGCGACCACAACGGCGCCGGCGCCGCCCGCTTCCGCTGGCTCATCATGGGCGACCAGCTCGCCGAGGCCCGCACCACGATCACCGCACTGCTGCGCGAGGTGCGGCGGCGCGGGATGGTCGAGAGCGAGGTGCACTTCCTGCGCGGGCTCGCCGAGACCGAGCTGCGCTCCGGGCACTGCGGGCGGGCGCTCGACCTGGCCCGGGAGAGCCTCAGGCTGGCCCGCGACACGGGAATCGGCGAGGCGGCCACCGCCATGTTCACCTCGCTCGCCGAGGCCGCGGGCGGCGACGTCGACCGGGCGCTGGCGCTGGCCCGCGAGGCCGTGGACCGCGCCGAGGAGGACGGCGACCTGGTCTACCTCTCGCGTGCCCTGGGCGCCCTCGGGCACGCCCAGCTGGTGGCCGGGGACTCGCTCGCGGTCGTGCAGTCCCTGCGGCGGGTACGGGAGCTGGAGGAACGGCTCGGGGTCACGGACCCGGCCCGGGGACGCTGGCACGGCGACCTCGCCGAGGCGCTGGTGCGGATCGGTGAGCCGGTCGAGGCGCAGGACGTCATCGACGCCACGCGGGCGCAGGCGCTGCGGCTCGGGCGGGAGAGCGTGCTCGCCGTGCTCGACCGGGCGGAGGCGCTGGTACGGGCCGCGCGCGGTGAACAGGGGCCCGCGGTACGCCAGCTGACGGCCGCTCAGGACCGACTGGCCAAGCTGGGCTACGGCCTGGAGGAGGCCCGGGCGGCGTACGCCCTCGCCGGGCTGCGCACCCACCGGCCGGGGCCGACCTCCTACGACGAGGCGACGCGGCTGTTCCGCCGCTGCCGGGCGCTGCCGTGGCTGCGGCAGGTGGAGACCGCGAGTGCGGCCGGGCCGACGGCGGCCTCGGCCACGACGCCGCTCGCTCCCGCCGCGCTCGACAGCCTCGCCGCGACGGAGCGTCAGGTCGCGGCGCTGGTCATGGAGGGCGCCACCAACCGGGAGATAGCCGCGCGGCTGTTCATCAGCGTGAAGACCGTCGAGGCGACGCTGACGCGGGTGTACCGGAAACTGGGGATTCGGTCGCGGGTGGACATCGTTCGGCTGGCTGCGGGGCGCCGGAGCGGGTGA
- a CDS encoding response regulator transcription factor, producing MAADTAEAVEVRGALVRLRRATGLPVAFGGLVEPGRAQVRISELSGTATPALSALAVSSGNGLGGKAVALARPCAVTDYSASRQISHEYDAAVATEGLCSVIAVPVVVRRRVRGVLYGALRTAHPLGDRTLGAAVAAARDVEQALVVRDEAQGLLTVAREPEPSVGSPAWEEVREAHGALRALAPRIVDPALRAELLDVCGRLAGAAASDARTPRVDLAPREVDVLACVAAGATNGVAAERLGLRPETVKAYLRSAMRKLGAHTRWEAVVAARRVGLLP from the coding sequence GTGGCAGCAGACACGGCCGAGGCGGTGGAGGTGCGTGGTGCGCTGGTACGACTGCGGCGCGCCACGGGACTGCCGGTCGCGTTCGGCGGCCTCGTCGAACCCGGTCGCGCCCAGGTACGTATCAGCGAACTCAGCGGTACGGCGACGCCCGCGCTCAGCGCCCTCGCCGTGTCCTCGGGCAACGGCCTGGGCGGCAAGGCGGTCGCGCTGGCCCGGCCCTGCGCGGTGACGGACTACTCCGCCTCCCGGCAGATCAGCCACGAGTACGACGCGGCGGTCGCCACGGAGGGCCTGTGCTCCGTGATCGCCGTACCCGTCGTCGTACGCCGCCGGGTGCGCGGGGTGTTGTACGGCGCCCTGCGCACGGCCCACCCCCTGGGTGACCGCACGCTCGGTGCGGCGGTGGCGGCGGCCCGGGACGTGGAGCAGGCGCTGGTCGTACGGGACGAGGCGCAGGGGCTGCTGACCGTCGCCCGGGAGCCCGAACCGTCGGTCGGGAGCCCCGCCTGGGAAGAGGTCCGCGAGGCGCACGGGGCGCTGCGGGCACTGGCGCCGCGCATCGTCGATCCGGCGCTGCGGGCCGAACTGCTCGACGTGTGCGGGCGCCTGGCGGGTGCGGCGGCCTCCGACGCCCGGACGCCTCGCGTCGACCTCGCCCCGCGCGAGGTGGACGTTCTCGCCTGCGTCGCGGCGGGAGCCACCAACGGGGTGGCCGCCGAGCGGTTGGGGCTGCGGCCGGAGACGGTCAAGGCGTATCTGCGCTCGGCCATGCGCAAGCTCGGTGCGCACACGCGGTGGGAGGCGGTGGTCGCTGCGCGGCGGGTCGGGTTGTTGCCGTAG
- a CDS encoding AMP-binding protein — translation MTVTNGATDEFRAARDFLLEHRADYATAYEGFDWPRPESFNWALDWFDVIARGNDRTALHIVEEDGERAEFSFAALSERSNRVANWLRARGVRAEDRVLVMLGNQVELWETALAAMKLRAVVIPATTLLGPADLRDRVERGRVRHVIVRAEDAEKFDEVPGRHTRITVGGARPGWQSYEEAYAADASFEPEGVTHSDDPLMLYFTSGTTARPKLVEHTHASYPIGHLSTMYWIGLKPGDVHLNISSPGWAKHAWSNLFAPWNAEATVFIHNYTRFDPGRLMAEMDRAGVTTFCAPPTVWRMLIQADLTQLRTPPREAVAAGEPLNPEVIEQVRRAWGVTIRDGFGQTETAVQVSNSPGQQLKTGSMGRPSPGFRVELLDPVTGAPGAVEGEIALDLSARPVGVMTGYHGDADRTAEAMAGGYYRTGDIGARDEDGYITYVGRADDVFKASDYKISPFELESALLEHEAVAEAAVVPAPDELRLAVPKAYIVLATGHAPGPDLAKVLFEHSRTVLAPYKRIRRLEFGTLPKTISGKIRRIELREATAAGSDAEYREEDFR, via the coding sequence ATGACGGTGACGAACGGTGCGACGGACGAGTTCCGCGCCGCGCGGGACTTCCTGCTGGAGCACCGTGCGGACTACGCCACGGCGTACGAGGGTTTCGACTGGCCCCGCCCGGAGTCCTTCAACTGGGCGCTCGACTGGTTCGACGTCATCGCACGGGGCAACGACCGCACCGCCCTGCACATCGTCGAGGAGGACGGCGAGCGCGCCGAGTTCTCCTTCGCCGCCCTCTCCGAGCGCTCGAACCGGGTGGCCAACTGGCTGCGCGCGCGGGGCGTACGCGCCGAGGACCGCGTGCTGGTCATGCTCGGCAACCAGGTCGAACTGTGGGAGACGGCCCTCGCCGCGATGAAGCTGCGCGCCGTCGTCATCCCCGCGACCACCCTGCTGGGCCCCGCCGACCTGCGCGACCGGGTCGAGCGCGGCCGCGTCCGGCATGTGATCGTGCGCGCCGAGGACGCCGAGAAGTTCGACGAGGTGCCCGGTCGCCACACCCGGATCACGGTGGGGGGAGCGCGGCCCGGCTGGCAGTCGTACGAGGAGGCGTACGCCGCCGACGCGAGCTTCGAGCCCGAGGGTGTCACCCACTCGGACGACCCCCTGATGCTCTACTTCACCTCCGGCACCACCGCCCGCCCCAAGCTCGTCGAACACACCCACGCCTCCTACCCGATCGGTCATCTGTCGACGATGTACTGGATCGGGCTCAAGCCCGGCGACGTGCATCTGAACATCTCCTCGCCCGGCTGGGCCAAGCACGCCTGGTCCAACCTCTTCGCGCCCTGGAACGCGGAGGCGACCGTCTTCATCCACAACTACACGCGCTTCGACCCGGGCCGGCTGATGGCGGAGATGGACCGGGCGGGCGTCACCACCTTCTGCGCCCCGCCCACGGTCTGGCGGATGCTCATCCAGGCCGACCTGACGCAGCTGCGCACCCCGCCACGCGAGGCCGTCGCCGCCGGTGAGCCGCTGAACCCGGAGGTCATCGAGCAGGTGCGGCGCGCCTGGGGCGTCACCATCCGGGACGGCTTCGGGCAGACCGAAACGGCCGTCCAGGTCTCCAACAGCCCCGGGCAGCAGCTCAAGACGGGCTCCATGGGACGGCCGAGTCCCGGCTTCCGCGTCGAACTCCTCGACCCGGTCACGGGTGCGCCCGGGGCGGTGGAGGGGGAGATCGCGCTCGACCTGTCGGCCCGACCGGTGGGCGTGATGACCGGCTACCACGGCGACGCCGACCGTACGGCGGAGGCGATGGCGGGCGGCTACTACCGCACCGGTGACATCGGCGCCCGGGACGAGGACGGATACATCACCTACGTCGGCCGCGCCGACGACGTGTTCAAGGCCTCCGACTACAAGATCTCGCCCTTCGAGCTGGAGAGCGCCCTGCTGGAGCACGAGGCGGTGGCGGAGGCGGCCGTCGTCCCGGCCCCCGACGAACTGCGGCTCGCCGTCCCGAAGGCGTACATCGTCCTCGCCACGGGCCACGCACCGGGCCCCGACCTGGCGAAGGTGCTCTTCGAACACTCGCGGACGGTCCTCGCCCCGTACAAGCGCATCCGCCGCCTGGAGTTCGGCACACTCCCCAAGACCATCTCCGGCAAGATCCGCCGGATCGAGCTGCGCGAGGCCACGGCCGCCGGCTCGGACGCCGAGTACCGCGAGGAGGACTTCCGGTGA
- a CDS encoding AMP-binding protein, translated as MSALSYAHGTSATTLLGDTIGANLDRAVAAWPDREALVDVPSGRRWTYARFSADVDELAYALLASGIARGDRVGIWAVNCPEWVLVQYATARVGAVMVNINPAYRTHEVEYVLQQAGISLLFASLSHKTSDYRAMVEEVRGRCPQLRETVYIGDPSWDALIGRGTPDLYEHFWVRKSELSCDDPINIQYTSGTTGFPKGATLSHHNILNNGYFVGESIAYSEQDRICIPVPFYHCFGMVMGNLAATSHGACMVIPAPSFDPAATLRAVQDERCTSLYGVPTMFIAELNLPGFATYDLSSLRTGIMAGSPCPVEVMKRVVAEMHMAEVAICYGMTETSPVSLQTRRDDDLEHRTGTVGRVLPHLEVKVVDPVEGVTQPRGTAGELCTRGYSVMLGYWNEPEKTAEAVDAGRWMHTGDLAVMREDGYVEIVGRIKDMIIRGGENIYPREIEEFLYAHPKIADVQVVGVPHERYGEEVLACVIPLDPADPLTLEELRAFCEGRLAHYKIPSRLQVLESFPMTVSGKVRKIELRQTYAE; from the coding sequence GTGAGCGCACTCTCCTACGCGCACGGGACCAGTGCGACGACCCTGCTCGGCGACACCATCGGGGCCAACCTGGACCGGGCGGTCGCGGCCTGGCCGGACAGGGAGGCGCTCGTCGACGTGCCGTCCGGGCGGCGCTGGACGTACGCCCGGTTCTCCGCGGACGTCGACGAATTGGCGTACGCGCTGCTGGCCTCCGGCATCGCCAGGGGCGACCGGGTGGGCATCTGGGCGGTCAACTGCCCGGAGTGGGTGCTCGTCCAGTACGCCACCGCCCGCGTCGGCGCGGTCATGGTGAACATCAACCCGGCCTACCGCACCCATGAGGTCGAGTACGTCCTCCAGCAGGCCGGCATCTCGCTGCTCTTCGCATCCCTCAGCCACAAGACCAGCGACTACCGGGCGATGGTCGAGGAAGTGCGCGGCAGATGCCCGCAGTTGCGGGAGACCGTCTACATCGGCGACCCGAGCTGGGACGCCCTGATCGGGCGCGGGACTCCCGATCTGTACGAGCACTTCTGGGTCCGCAAGAGCGAGTTGTCCTGCGACGACCCCATCAACATCCAGTACACCTCCGGCACCACGGGCTTCCCCAAGGGGGCGACCCTCTCCCACCACAACATCCTCAACAACGGCTATTTCGTGGGCGAGTCGATCGCGTACAGCGAGCAGGACCGGATCTGCATCCCCGTGCCCTTCTACCACTGCTTCGGCATGGTGATGGGCAACCTCGCGGCGACCTCGCACGGCGCCTGCATGGTCATCCCCGCGCCCTCCTTCGATCCGGCCGCGACGCTCCGCGCGGTCCAGGACGAGCGCTGCACCTCGCTGTACGGCGTACCGACCATGTTCATCGCGGAGTTGAACCTCCCCGGCTTCGCGACGTACGACCTGTCCTCGCTGCGCACCGGCATCATGGCGGGCTCGCCGTGCCCGGTCGAGGTGATGAAGCGGGTGGTCGCCGAGATGCACATGGCGGAGGTCGCCATCTGCTACGGCATGACCGAGACCTCGCCCGTGTCCCTGCAGACCCGTAGAGATGACGACCTGGAGCACCGCACCGGCACCGTCGGCCGGGTGCTTCCGCACCTGGAGGTGAAGGTCGTCGACCCGGTGGAGGGGGTGACGCAGCCGCGTGGCACCGCCGGAGAGCTGTGCACCCGCGGCTACAGCGTGATGCTCGGCTACTGGAACGAGCCCGAGAAGACCGCCGAGGCCGTCGACGCGGGGCGCTGGATGCACACGGGCGACCTCGCCGTGATGCGCGAGGACGGGTACGTCGAGATCGTCGGCCGCATCAAGGACATGATCATCCGAGGCGGCGAGAACATCTATCCGCGCGAGATCGAGGAGTTCCTCTACGCCCACCCGAAGATCGCCGATGTCCAGGTGGTCGGGGTGCCCCACGAGCGCTACGGCGAGGAGGTGCTCGCCTGCGTCATCCCGCTGGACCCGGCCGACCCCCTGACGCTGGAGGAACTGCGCGCCTTCTGCGAGGGCCGGTTGGCCCACTACAAGATCCCCAGCCGCCTGCAGGTCCTGGAGTCCTTCCCGATGACGGTGTCGGGGAAGGTCCGCAAGATCGAACTACGGCAGACCTACGCCGAATAG
- the gcl gene encoding glyoxylate carboligase: MARMTAARAAVEILKREGVSDAFGVPGAAINPFYAALKAAGGISHTLARHVEGASHMAEGYTRTHPGNIGVCIGTSGPAGTDMITGLYSAIGDSIPILCITGQAPTAVIHKEDFQAVDIASIAKPVTKMAVTVLEAAQVPGVFQQAFHLMRSGRPGPVLIDLPVDVQLTEIEFDPETYEPLQAYKPAATRAQIEKAIGLLNESERPLIVAGGGVINADAGELLVEFAELTGIPVVPTLMGWGVLPDDHELNAGMVGLQTSHRYGNATFLESDFVLGIGNRWANRHTGRLDVYTAGRTFVHVDIEPTQIGKIFAPDYGIASDAKAALELFVQVAKDLSAEGRLPDRSAWAASAQERRATLQRRTHFDDIPIKPQRVYEEMNKAFGPETRYVSTIGLSQIAGAQMLHVYRPRHWINCGQAGPLGWTIPAALGVAKADPEASVVALSGDYDFQFMIEELAVGAQHRIPYVHVLVNNAYLGLIRQAQRAFDIDFQVKLEFENINSPELGVYGVDHVKVVEGLGCKAIRVTDPAELGAAFEQAKKLAAEYRVPVVVEAILERVTNISMSTTNDIGNVVEFEEIATEPGHAPTSIRTLKV, from the coding sequence ATGGCTCGTATGACCGCTGCCCGCGCGGCAGTCGAGATCCTCAAGCGCGAGGGCGTCAGCGACGCGTTCGGTGTCCCGGGCGCGGCGATCAACCCCTTCTACGCGGCCCTCAAGGCCGCCGGGGGGATCAGCCACACCCTCGCCCGCCATGTCGAGGGCGCCTCGCACATGGCCGAGGGCTACACCCGCACCCACCCGGGCAACATCGGCGTCTGCATCGGTACGTCGGGACCCGCGGGCACCGACATGATCACCGGCCTCTACTCCGCGATCGGCGACTCGATCCCGATTCTGTGCATCACGGGCCAGGCGCCGACCGCCGTGATCCACAAAGAGGACTTCCAGGCCGTCGACATCGCCTCGATCGCGAAGCCGGTGACCAAGATGGCGGTCACCGTGCTGGAGGCGGCCCAGGTCCCCGGCGTCTTCCAGCAGGCCTTCCACCTCATGCGCTCCGGCCGCCCGGGCCCGGTCCTCATCGACCTGCCCGTCGACGTCCAGCTCACCGAGATCGAGTTCGACCCGGAGACGTACGAGCCGCTCCAGGCGTACAAGCCCGCCGCCACCCGCGCGCAGATCGAGAAGGCGATCGGGCTGCTGAACGAGTCCGAGCGGCCCCTGATCGTCGCCGGCGGCGGTGTCATCAACGCCGACGCCGGCGAACTCCTGGTGGAATTCGCCGAGTTGACGGGCATCCCGGTCGTCCCCACCCTCATGGGCTGGGGCGTCCTGCCCGACGACCATGAGCTGAACGCCGGCATGGTGGGCCTGCAGACCTCGCACCGCTACGGCAACGCGACCTTCCTGGAGTCCGACTTCGTCCTCGGTATCGGCAACCGCTGGGCCAACCGCCACACCGGCAGGCTGGACGTCTACACCGCGGGCCGCACCTTCGTCCACGTCGACATCGAGCCCACCCAGATCGGCAAGATCTTCGCCCCGGACTACGGCATCGCCTCCGACGCGAAGGCCGCGCTCGAACTGTTCGTCCAGGTGGCGAAGGATCTCAGCGCGGAGGGCCGGCTGCCGGACCGCTCCGCGTGGGCCGCCTCCGCCCAGGAGCGCAGGGCGACCCTCCAGCGCCGTACCCACTTCGACGACATCCCGATCAAGCCGCAGCGTGTCTACGAGGAGATGAACAAGGCCTTCGGCCCGGAGACCCGGTACGTCTCCACCATCGGCCTCTCGCAGATCGCCGGCGCCCAGATGCTGCATGTCTACCGGCCCCGGCACTGGATCAACTGCGGCCAGGCGGGACCGCTCGGCTGGACGATCCCGGCCGCGCTGGGCGTCGCCAAGGCCGACCCGGAGGCCTCCGTCGTCGCCCTCTCCGGTGACTACGACTTCCAGTTCATGATCGAGGAACTGGCCGTCGGCGCCCAGCACCGGATCCCGTACGTCCACGTCCTGGTCAACAACGCCTACCTGGGCCTGATCCGCCAGGCGCAGCGGGCCTTCGACATCGACTTCCAGGTCAAGCTGGAGTTCGAGAACATCAACTCGCCCGAGCTCGGCGTCTACGGCGTCGACCACGTCAAGGTCGTCGAGGGCCTCGGCTGCAAGGCGATCCGCGTCACCGACCCGGCCGAGCTGGGCGCCGCCTTCGAGCAGGCCAAGAAGCTGGCCGCCGAGTACCGGGTGCCGGTCGTCGTCGAGGCGATCCTGGAACGCGTCACCAACATCTCGATGTCCACGACGAACGACATCGGCAACGTCGTGGAGTTCGAGGAGATCGCGACCGAGCCGGGCCACGCGCCCACGTCCATCAGGACGCTGAAGGTCTGA